The Musa acuminata AAA Group cultivar baxijiao chromosome BXJ1-8, Cavendish_Baxijiao_AAA, whole genome shotgun sequence genomic sequence CTAGGTTTGCTGTCGAGAAATTTTGTTGCATGTAATATCTCATTTTTCAGCAATAGTTTACAAGTGTCTTCTTTTGTACAATTTTTATGGTCCATAATTGAAGTTGGTTTTGGTTAGGTCCATCGGACATGTTATTTCAGGTCCATTATATTTGTAATGTTATTGACAGAACTTCAGGTCGATGCACATTTTCTGCAAACTTTGCATTTAGTTTATTTGAAGGAAGATGTGTTCCATCCTGCTGTGCTTTAATCCCATTTGCAAATTCATTCTGACTTTTTACAACTTGAAAATGTCAGCTTTTGTTATTCCGTCTAAAGTGTAATTCCATTGGATATCTTTTGAGTTTGGGCAAAGAGCAGGTGTACAATCTTGATCTTGGAAGGGGTGTTGTATCTCTGTTCTTTGGAGCTTAAGGATAGCAAAATTGTCACTTCAaacttcaatatgacatatatgtCCTTTCAAATATTCAGAATTTTTACATGTATTACTTATTTTAGGATCGATTCAATACACTCATGTTAGTAACACtaatcataattatcaattagttagaAACACATTAATATTCAAATATTTAGAATATTTGTGATCACTTTTGCTTCCTAAACGTAAATgggcaaattttttttaaaaaaaatcttgaagttTTTGCTTTTTCAAAGAAAGTCCCATCTTTGCTTTATTCTGGTAGTAGTGTCTTGTATATTCTAAAAGATGAGATTATCCTTTGCTTCGTTGTGGTTGTCTTCGTCCCCTCGTTTTCATTCTATTTTATAGTGGTTGCTTGTCACTTCCATGTTACCATGGCCTTGCAACGTTGCATATGGATAGCCTTCATCACAACAAAGCTGTTGTCATTGTCCTTGCTGCCTTCACTCTCATCACCCGTTATCCTCTCGTTGCCTCATGATACCATCGTAGAGTACCCCTTTGTATACTCTTGCCTCACCCTTTGTCTTCTCCTCCCAACGTTATCTCCATGTTCCTGCATTCGATAAGAGAAGAAGGCAAGAGAAAGATAGCGTGGACAATGATGACGATGATGGCATGCAAGCAAGGATGAGTATATGTGGGCAAGGGCGACGACAATAACAAGGGCATGTGGGCAAGGAAGAGACAGGGTAAAGGTGACGAACAACAATAAGAGAGGGAGGCGATCACGATAGGGTAGAAGCCAAGTAGAATTtaatcttttagaaaataaaagatgTTGTATGAGAATAAagcaaaaaagatatattttatgagAAAAAAGTGAAATTTATCCAATTTAAATTAAAGAGACAAATGTAAACaaaataattatgctatatttgtaatattttaatGGGAAAATAAAGTTAAGATGAGGTTCAACATCATTATATTGGTGGTTATTAATTACAATAATATGTTTATAAATTCTTGACTTTTCTAAAGAATACACTCaagttttctcctttttttttttttaaattagagtgTCTTATTTGTATTTATCAAATCTAAATCTGTATTTGTGCGCGTGTGTGCGTGTGTGAGTGCAGGGAACACAGGCGTCTTGAGGTGTAGATAGCTGGTGTGAGTGAGAGCAAAGGCTCCATGGCACCTTCTGTGGTGCAATGAAAAGCTCAtcccatgctctctctctctctctctctcaccttctGTGGTGCAATGAAAAGCTCAtcccatgctctctctctctctctctctcaccttctGTGGTGCAATGAAAAGCTCAtcccatgctctctctctctctctctcaccttctGTGGTGCAATGAAAAGCTCAttccatgctctctctctctctctctcacacacacacacacagccaCACAGCTTTTAGGTAAGGCGACAGTAGCACATTAAGCATCTTTTTCAAGTTTCATGTGCAATGGAGGGGTCATTTTGATGATGTACTTGAaggcataaaaaagaaaaaaaaaagaaagaaaactcatctactttttgtctctctctctctctctctctctctctctctctcaccttctGTGGTGCAATGAAAAGCTCAtcccatgctctctctctctctctctcagacacaCATCTGCAGTCTAATTATAAATTAACAGCCGATTCCATTTACTAATAATCTGAACGTTTGAACATtagaaagataattttttttaaaaaaattattattaataaaaaatcgaGACATTCTtacttattattaataaaaaaatttaaaaaaaatcaaaaagatcATTACAAGGATAAAACATTTTACATTAGtctaagagaagaagtagaagaagatatATAGTCATCGATTGATTTATTTCTCATCTTCCTTTCGGAGTCTAAATCAGAAATCAATACTCTttctttcctaagacatttaaatCAGATTTGTGCCTTTATTCAGGCCAACTTCCATCAAGAGGTCTCTTTTGGAAGCACAGTCATGTAATAAACAGAaattttcattcattcattcatgagTTAATAATCCATTTGTCATCATATCTATTCAAATCACTATCTTTAATTGCATCAGTCCAACCTTACATGCAACTAAAAATTCCCCAACACAAGTCCACATGCCACCctcaattaataataataaccCATTTCCATTTCAAGTCTCTTCTTAAGCACAACCTTTTGCCTCCCGACAACCACATCAACAACGGTCAAGTctctgagagagagaaagagagagagagagagagagagagagagagagagagaggattttgtgatttttatagaaattataaataaaaaaattaaatattttaatttgactAAGGATGTTGTTTTATATGATGGAATAACATTAAATAACTGAAAAAGATTTATATGAACGAATCTCAAATTATTGGGATATTATTTATGGGGGCAGAAATTATCAAAAAATGGAAAATTCTTATTTATCTAAATATCTCTTGAATGAAAAATGCCTCTTTGATGGTTGACAGACAATAACGACAGTCATACTTATTTTCTTTGGAGTTTTAGGGTTTGTTTACAACAAAAAAGTCCGACCCGTTGCGTACGAACCCAATCAATTTGAACAAAAAGTAGCCGTTAGGGCATAGGTCGAACCGTCGGACCGTCCAGATGAGATCCAACGGTGAGGATTCGCTAGCCGTTGGCTTTAGACGCGACGGGGGGAAGCATCTACGGACACACACCCATTCTTCCCGTGCCAAAAATCCCTCTTTCTTCCCTCTCTTGTTCCCAACTCCCCCTTTAATTCCCCCTCCTCCCCTCTTTGGTCTCTCCCGAACCCCaacgacgagagagagagagagagagagagagagagagcattaaaTCTGCATCGATCGCCCCGATCCATGGGGGACGCAGCTTGATCGATGCCCTCGCTTCCCGATCGGAACCCACAGCGAGCTGAGGGCTGGGATCTCCGAGAGGCGGACCGATCGAATCGAGGGAGGAGAGGTTTCGAGGTTCCTATCCGGTTCTTTATCTTGTATTTTTGTTGGTTCTTGGCCTTTGATCGGACCTCTGTAGTGGGATTTGGGAGATCGGTGTGTAGATCTACGAGGGCAAAGATCGGTTCTTGATTGTGGTCTCTTGATCTGTGGCCGAGGGGAGATGGATCGAGTCGACGAGAACGGTCGAGGCATGACGAGGCCAGCGAGTTTCCGAGGTTCTTTGGGTCGTTGATTTCAAGATTTCGGATGCTGGAGTTCGAAATCTTGGCTGCGGAGGactgatctcttttttttcttcttccttgtaGTCACAGATACGGGCAATCGAAGAGCTTTAAGAGATATAAGGAATGTGGTGGGAGCGCCACCATATGCTTGTCCGATCGGAAAGAGGGGATTCCCGGAGTAATGCATATAACTTGGACCTCGTCTTTGGTTAATTGATGTCTCCTCTTGATCTAATTTCTTCTGCCATCTTTTCTTTCAACAGCAAGGGTAGTTTAGACGATAAGAAACTAACACTTGTAGCTCGACGGCCCGCGACAAGGTTGGGTTGAACCTGATCTTTGTTCCCCTTTCCGATTCTTGTATGATTCTGCTCATAACTATTTGAGGGGTTGAACTTTTCAGGAAATTTGTGGCTACATTGGCAAGCAAATCACAACCTTATCAGCAGGTAATTTTGCCTAGCCAAATCATTAAGTAATACAAAAAATTGATTGCTTTCTTTGCTGAGGGATGCGATTTTGTTTAGGGAACTAATGGACAGCATCGAGAAGTTGGGAGTCAGAGCCAGTACAATCCTCCCGTGCCATTGGTGTCAAAATCGAGTTGTTTGGATAGTTGTACTACAATAGACGTGGATTATAATTCTAGTAATGACATTGCGTTGCCCATGGTGGAAGAGATGGTCCGTTCTGAACTATCCCATATTTTCATGTAAATATTTCAAGTTCTATTTGAGAAATGGACTCCATTTGTGAGCCATTCTGATAGCAATGATTGTTGCAGGATAATTCTGACATCAAGGAGGTTGCAATGGACGATCTTGTCATTGAGACACTTCCAAGTATAGATATCTGCGATTCAAATAATCCACTTGCGGTCGTCGAATACGTTGAAGATATATACAGTTTCTATAGACAAACCGAGGTGCACATCTCATTATTTATCAGTTGTTTTGCTATAGATCATATGAAGATTAGATGACGGCATTCACTTTTCACTTAGCTCGATCATTATATATGAAACAAGGCATTAATGAAGAAAACTTACCGAACTACTCATTTTTGTCCTCAAGAGCTAATCTGTTGTTCTAGGCTTTCTTTTACAATTAAGCCATGTAAGAGTAGCATTCCGAGTTCTTTATCAAGATGTTTTTACTTACTTGAAATGTATTCAATATACTGTTCAGGTTACGAGTTGTGTGAGCCCTGATTACATGTCCCAGCAGTTTGACATTAATGAAAAGATGCGAGCTATCCTCATCGACTGGCTGATAGAGGTATTGGAGATTTTCTAAATATATACTCTATTTTCAGTAGCCATTTCGTTCATTCTCCACTTTCTTCGGTAACATCTGATCATTCTTCAATCTTTCCTCTACAGGTGcattacaaatttgaattgaTGGAGGAGACACTTTTTCTAACTGTGAACATCATAGATAGGTTCCTGGCAAGGCAGACAGTGGCAAGGAAGAAGCTTCAGCTGGCTGGTGTTACAGCCATGCTTCTTGCTTGCAAGTATGAGGAAGTCTCGGTTCCAGTGGTGGAAGATCTAATTCTCATCTCGGACCGGGCTTACACAAGGGAAGAAGTCCTTGAAATGGTAATGCTCTTGTTATGCTTCTGCGGTTGATTGCTGCGAAGGCTTTGCATTTAGTTATGACACGACTCTAACAGAGAATAGCATTGATGGTATTGTATTTAAGATAACATATGGGCATGTTTCAAGGAGAGCTAAGAAAATCTTAGTGATACCACTAAAGGAGATTTGAATACTCCTGATTTGGTAAAGTAATTCACCATACAAGAAGATTAATGATTGGAAAAGATTCTTGTAAATAGGATGATGGTGTAGTATTGAGGAATTAAGATAACATATGGGCATGTTTCAAGGAGAGCTAAGAAACTCTTAGTAATACCACTAAAGGAGATTTGAATACTCCTGATTTGGTAAAAGTAATTCACCATACAAAAGTCGATCCTAGATAATTTCGACATTACTGTTGCGTCACCGAATACATTGTGATTGGCTTGTGAATTTTGCTTATCAAATATATTGTTATTGGTTTGGTAACTTTTTTTCTTCCCTGACCTTTGCCTCTCTGTCTTATGATGTTTAATACAATACAGGAAAAGCTGATCGTCAACACACTTCAATTCAACATGTCTGTGCCTACTCCTTATGTTTTCATGAGAAGATTTCTCAAGGCCGCCGAGGCTGACAGAAAGGTAAGACTTGGTTTTGGGCTTAGAATTGAATCAGCACGCAGATTTACATAAGAATGACAATAGGTTCTGACGAACGTATCCCTCTTTGCCTGTCGTACAAAACCAGCTCGAGCTACTTTCGTTTTTCATCATAGAGCTTTGTCTGGTCGAGTACAAGATGCTCAAGTTCCGCCCCTCTTTGCTGGCCGCTGCTGCAATCTACACTGCACAGTGTTCTCTGAGAGGTCTCAAGTACTGGACGAAAACTAGTGAGCTGCACAGTAACTATTCAGAGGACCAGCTCCTGTGAGTTCTCATCATCTGTGCCTCGCAAATCCCTCTTTCTATTTCTCGACTCCGGTTCTAACATTTATCGATTGTTGTCTCTGTCCCAGAGAGTGTTCGAGGTTGATGGTGGATTTCCACCACAAGGCTGGGCTAGGAAAGCTGACTGGAGTACATAGAAAATACACTACTTTAAAGTATGGATGCACGGCAAAATCAGAACCGGCCCTCTTTTTGTTGAACACTATTCTCTAGTGTCGATTGAACATGAGCAGGTGTTGTGAGTGCAACAGAAGTTGCTGGTCATGCAATGGAAGTTGCATAAGTACAAAATAATTGTTCTTGTGTTTATCCGATGattaattttgttatttttaaCTTCTTGGAAGTCACATCAGCTGTTAATTGCTTATTCTGATATCAAATATGACGTTAAATTTGTGTAAAAATTTCATTTTCCAAGTGGCAAAAATAAGAAACATGAGCTGTAATCACCTATAATTTTctctttaacataaattaataatatattattttatttaaattattattattttgtttgtatagtatgattaaaattattttttaattatcgaGATAAGTTAGAGATTTTATCAATCAAGttgaattatcaattgatttattTACTAATGATgtgattttttaaaaaagataattaaaattttatttttgtgcatgaatcataagaaataaatattataattctatctttgtatgtatgaaaataaaataaaaataaaaattaaattattatttttctttaaggagatcTCATACTCTTTTATATAATGGGGTTCTTCTTTTCTCATTTCTCATCGAGTACAATAATTAAGAAATTAATTTTCTAGgagattaatttttatttatattttaaaatatttgatattagagttgttataatttgtatgatgcctaatca encodes the following:
- the LOC135583404 gene encoding G2/mitotic-specific cyclin-2-like isoform X1 gives rise to the protein MDRVDENGRGMTRPASFRVTDTGNRRALRDIRNVVGAPPYACPIGKRGFPDKGSLDDKKLTLVARRPATRKFVATLASKSQPYQQGTNGQHREVGSQSQYNPPVPLVSKSSCLDSCTTIDVDYNSSNDIALPMVEEMDNSDIKEVAMDDLVIETLPSIDICDSNNPLAVVEYVEDIYSFYRQTEVTSCVSPDYMSQQFDINEKMRAILIDWLIEVHYKFELMEETLFLTVNIIDRFLARQTVARKKLQLAGVTAMLLACKYEEVSVPVVEDLILISDRAYTREEVLEMEKLIVNTLQFNMSVPTPYVFMRRFLKAAEADRKLELLSFFIIELCLVEYKMLKFRPSLLAAAAIYTAQCSLRGLKYWTKTSELHSNYSEDQLLECSRLMVDFHHKAGLGKLTGVHRKYTTLKYGCTAKSEPALFLLNTIL
- the LOC135583404 gene encoding G2/mitotic-specific cyclin-2-like isoform X2 yields the protein MDRVDENGRGMTRPASFRDTGNRRALRDIRNVVGAPPYACPIGKRGFPDKGSLDDKKLTLVARRPATRKFVATLASKSQPYQQGTNGQHREVGSQSQYNPPVPLVSKSSCLDSCTTIDVDYNSSNDIALPMVEEMDNSDIKEVAMDDLVIETLPSIDICDSNNPLAVVEYVEDIYSFYRQTEVTSCVSPDYMSQQFDINEKMRAILIDWLIEVHYKFELMEETLFLTVNIIDRFLARQTVARKKLQLAGVTAMLLACKYEEVSVPVVEDLILISDRAYTREEVLEMEKLIVNTLQFNMSVPTPYVFMRRFLKAAEADRKLELLSFFIIELCLVEYKMLKFRPSLLAAAAIYTAQCSLRGLKYWTKTSELHSNYSEDQLLECSRLMVDFHHKAGLGKLTGVHRKYTTLKYGCTAKSEPALFLLNTIL